Part of the Liberibacter crescens BT-1 genome is shown below.
TTTTGTTGTTTTTCCTTTTGTATAATCAGCAGCCTTTGTGTCTGCAGCAACTGCTTGTGATAGATATGATACTGCCATTAAAGAGGCAGCTGTCATTAAAGTAATAGCCTTCATAAATTTTCTCCTGTTTACATTTTGTAACATTATGTACATTATATTTTATGATCTACATCATATAGTTTTTATAACCGAGAGTTAAAAGATAATTAGAAAACTGCTCAGAAA
Proteins encoded:
- a CDS encoding twin-arginine translocation signal domain-containing protein, with product MYIMLQNVNRRKFMKAITLMTAASLMAVSYLSQAVAADTKAADYTKGKTTKSGVHKKAHPPKKGGAK